Proteins from a single region of Takifugu rubripes chromosome 4, fTakRub1.2, whole genome shotgun sequence:
- the gpatch11 gene encoding G patch domain-containing protein 11: MSDEEDDYMSDAFLSKIQDVKPGVSMVRRVKESIKKEIKQKEANTKSRQKTLKEQEKESREAALQNSISTENKGFALLQKMGYKSGQGLGKQGAGRVDPIPLNIKTDRGGLGMEEMKKRKAEEELEHYRQKIRAKQHFETRSLENFRTRVRTEREERKVEGDLRRSQRACEQLDSQKSIAVPREDWYWPKTESNDEEDVQDEEEQEVEDDVDLTSSDKLQILTSYLRGVHFYCIWCGTTYNDEDDLGSNCPGDTAGDHE, translated from the exons ATGtctgatgaggaagatgatTATATGTCTGATGCATTTCTCAGTAAAAT CCAAGACGTGAAACCGGGTGTGAGCATGGTGAGGCGAGTAAAGGAAAGCATAAAGAAAGAGATAAAGCAAAAGGAAGCAAACACGAAGAGCCGTCAAAAGACCTTAAAGGAGCAAGAGAAAGAAAGTAGAGAAGCAGCTTTACAAAACTCAATCAGCACTGAAAACAAGGGCTTTGCATTACTACAGAAAATGGGTTATAAAAGTGGCCAGGGCCTCGGGAAGCAGG gaGCAGGGAGAGTTGATCCAATTcccttaaatataaaaacag ACAGAGGTGGTCTTGGAAtggaagagatgaagaaaagaaaagctgaagaagagcTAGAACATTATCGACAGAAAATAAGAGCCAAGCAGCACTTTGAGACAAGATCTCTGGAAAATTTTAG GACCAGAgtaaggacagagagagaggagagaaaagttGAAGGAGACCTGAGAAGAAGTCAGCGAGCTTGTGAGCAGCTTGACAGTCAGAAA AGCATTGCTGTCCCAAGGGAAGATTGGTACTGGCCTAAAACAGAATCTAATGATGAGGAAGATGTtcaggatgaagaagagcaAGAGGTCGAGGACGACGTGGACTTGACA TCCTCTGACAAGCTGCAAATTCTGACATCTTATTTAAGAGGAGTCCACTTCTATTGCATATGGTGTGGCACCACCTATAATG ATGAGGATGACTTGGGTTCAAACTGTCCAGGAGATACAGCAGGAGACCATGAGTGA